The following proteins come from a genomic window of Pseudomonas putida:
- a CDS encoding ABC transporter substrate-binding protein, translated as MLPRFATLLAGLGLTGLAQAAATHYPLTVDNCGKPQTFAQAPQRAVTIGQAGTELLYALGLGDKLAGTSLWFNNVLPEYQAVNAKVPRLADNEPSFEAVVGKHPQLVAVQFEWMVGAQGSVATREQFDELKIPTYVLPSDCEGKDNLVGADGTRLQAFQVDSIYKSVSQLAEIFDVQDRGAALNAELQGHLDSARARLAGKDLSATTALFWFSSADLHIDPYVAGRQGVADFMLRTLGVRNVVESSEEWPSVGWETLAKANPTWLIIARMDRRRFPADDYQKKLEFLRSDPVTRNMDAVKHDRIIILDADAMQAGIRLFRGVQTLSTAFASGKAAQ; from the coding sequence ATGCTGCCCCGTTTCGCCACCCTGCTCGCGGGCCTAGGCCTCACTGGCCTGGCCCAGGCCGCTGCCACCCACTACCCGCTGACGGTCGACAACTGCGGCAAGCCGCAGACTTTTGCCCAGGCACCGCAGCGCGCCGTCACCATCGGCCAGGCCGGTACCGAGCTGCTCTATGCCTTGGGGCTGGGTGACAAGCTGGCAGGCACCTCGCTGTGGTTCAACAACGTATTGCCTGAATACCAGGCAGTGAACGCCAAGGTTCCACGCCTGGCCGACAACGAACCCAGCTTCGAGGCGGTGGTCGGCAAGCACCCGCAGCTGGTCGCGGTGCAGTTCGAATGGATGGTCGGTGCCCAGGGCTCGGTCGCCACCCGCGAGCAGTTCGATGAACTGAAGATCCCCACCTACGTGCTGCCATCGGACTGCGAAGGCAAGGACAACCTGGTCGGTGCAGACGGCACCCGCCTGCAAGCGTTCCAGGTAGACAGCATCTACAAGAGCGTCAGCCAACTGGCCGAGATCTTCGACGTTCAGGACCGCGGTGCGGCCCTGAACGCAGAATTGCAAGGGCATCTGGACAGCGCCAGGGCGCGGCTGGCCGGCAAGGACCTGTCGGCAACTACGGCGCTGTTCTGGTTCTCCAGCGCCGACCTTCACATCGACCCCTATGTGGCCGGCCGCCAGGGTGTCGCCGACTTCATGCTGCGCACCCTTGGTGTACGCAACGTGGTCGAGTCCAGCGAAGAATGGCCAAGCGTAGGCTGGGAAACCCTGGCCAAGGCCAATCCGACCTGGCTGATCATCGCGCGCATGGACCGCCGCCGTTTCCCCGCCGACGACTACCAGAAAAAGCTCGAATTCCTGCGCAGTGATCCGGTAACCCGCAACATGGACGCAGTGAAGCACGACCGTATCATTATCCTTGACGCCGACGCCATGCAGGCCGGTATCCGCCTGTTCCGCGGCGTTCAAACGCTGTCCACGGCCTTCGCCAGCGGTAAAGCAGCCCAGTGA
- a CDS encoding DUF1624 domain-containing protein: protein MTSASATPTLITQRLQSIDALRGLVILFMLLDHVRETFFLHHQVSDPMAIDTTEPALFFSRTLAHLCAPVFVLLTGLSAWLYGEKYQGRGDVSAFLFKRGLFLVVLEFTLVNFAWTFQLPPSVIYLQVIWAIGVSMIALSLLVWLPRAALLALGAIIVAGHNLLDGVHFGAESALHVPWAILHDRGWLAFSETLHLRTSYPVLPWIGVIALGYGLGPWFARRSDAGQRQQHLLVAGLLALLGFALLRMFNGYGEAPWSGYPTFTQTLMSFFNITKYPPSLLFLALTLGCGLLLLRAFERAGQVRWITALAVFGAAPMFFYLLHLYVLKLLYLACVALFGLNHGDYFGFDSIATVWLGAVLLAVSLYLPVRGFARLKQRRRDISWLKYF from the coding sequence ATGACAAGTGCCAGCGCCACGCCCACGCTGATCACCCAGCGCCTGCAGAGCATCGATGCCCTGCGCGGCCTGGTGATCCTGTTCATGCTCCTGGACCACGTCCGCGAGACTTTCTTCCTGCACCACCAGGTCAGCGACCCCATGGCCATCGACACCACGGAACCGGCGCTTTTCTTCAGCCGCACCCTCGCCCACTTGTGTGCGCCGGTGTTCGTCCTGCTGACCGGCCTGTCGGCCTGGCTGTATGGCGAGAAGTATCAGGGCCGTGGCGACGTCTCGGCGTTCCTGTTCAAACGCGGGCTGTTCCTGGTGGTGCTGGAGTTCACCCTGGTCAACTTCGCCTGGACCTTCCAGTTGCCCCCCAGCGTTATCTACCTGCAAGTGATCTGGGCCATCGGCGTCAGCATGATCGCCCTGTCGCTGCTGGTGTGGCTGCCACGCGCCGCGCTGCTCGCCCTGGGCGCCATCATCGTCGCCGGCCACAACCTGCTCGACGGCGTGCACTTTGGCGCAGAGTCAGCCCTGCATGTGCCGTGGGCAATCCTGCATGATCGAGGCTGGCTGGCGTTTTCCGAGACCCTGCACCTGCGCACCTCTTACCCGGTGCTGCCGTGGATCGGCGTCATCGCCCTGGGTTACGGCCTGGGGCCCTGGTTCGCCCGTCGCAGCGATGCCGGACAACGCCAGCAACACCTGCTGGTAGCCGGTTTGCTCGCGCTGCTTGGCTTTGCCCTGCTGCGCATGTTCAACGGTTACGGTGAGGCGCCGTGGAGCGGTTATCCAACCTTCACGCAAACCCTGATGAGCTTCTTCAACATCACCAAATACCCACCGTCGCTTCTGTTCCTGGCCCTGACCCTGGGCTGTGGCCTGCTGCTGTTACGCGCGTTCGAGCGGGCCGGCCAAGTGCGCTGGATCACGGCACTGGCGGTGTTCGGTGCGGCACCGATGTTCTTCTACCTGCTGCACCTGTATGTGCTGAAGCTGCTGTACCTGGCCTGCGTGGCGCTGTTCGGGCTCAACCATGGCGACTACTTCGGTTTCGACAGTATTGCAACGGTGTGGCTGGGCGCGGTACTGCTGGCGGTTTCGCTGTACCTGCCGGTGCGCGGGTTCGCCCGGCTGAAGCAGCGCCGCCGCGACATCAGCTGGCTGAAGTACTTCTGA
- a CDS encoding ATP-binding cassette domain-containing protein encodes MTAMTAVRIPPLACHGLGLQLAGNTVLSDIDLSVVAGETLGIVGPNGSGKSSLLKLLAGLRKPACGSVQLMGEPLAQMPRRRVAQTLALVEQQADTLDAISVFDAVALGRTPWLSALAPFSRQDRAIVEQALTDLDALHLRTRLWGSLSGGERQRVHIARALAQRPQVLLLDEPTNHLDIQHQLSLLQQVQALPVTTLVALHDLNQALTCDRVAVLDKGRLIALGKPFEVLTPKRLLSTFGVHAHYLTDPFDGARILRFRAP; translated from the coding sequence ATGACCGCCATGACAGCAGTTCGCATCCCTCCGCTGGCCTGCCATGGGCTGGGGCTGCAACTGGCCGGCAATACCGTGCTCAGCGATATCGACCTCAGCGTTGTCGCCGGTGAAACCCTGGGAATTGTCGGCCCTAACGGCTCGGGCAAATCCTCGCTACTGAAGTTGCTGGCAGGGTTGCGCAAACCGGCCTGCGGCAGCGTGCAGCTCATGGGTGAGCCACTGGCACAGATGCCCCGCCGCCGTGTTGCCCAGACGCTGGCGCTGGTCGAGCAACAGGCCGACACCCTCGATGCGATCAGCGTGTTCGACGCGGTTGCCTTGGGCCGCACACCCTGGCTCTCGGCCCTGGCACCGTTCTCGCGGCAGGACCGCGCCATCGTCGAGCAAGCCCTGACCGACCTCGATGCCCTGCACCTGCGCACGCGCCTGTGGGGGTCGCTGTCCGGTGGCGAGCGCCAGCGTGTACACATCGCCCGCGCGCTGGCCCAACGGCCGCAGGTGCTGCTACTGGACGAGCCGACCAACCACCTGGACATCCAGCATCAGCTAAGCCTGCTGCAACAAGTGCAGGCGCTGCCGGTAACCACCCTGGTGGCGCTGCATGACCTCAACCAGGCGCTGACCTGCGACCGTGTCGCGGTTCTTGACAAAGGCCGCCTGATCGCCCTCGGCAAACCCTTCGAGGTGCTTACCCCCAAGCGCCTGCTGAGCACCTTCGGCGTCCACGCCCACTACCTCACCGACCCTTTCGACGGCGCGCGCATCCTGCGCTTTCGCGCCCCCTGA
- a CDS encoding iron chelate uptake ABC transporter family permease subunit — protein MIRLLPCIAVALAALLAALLAGTAIGETNLSPSVVGQVLANHLWQAAYPVDPIDAGIVWNYRLTRTLVAAACGAGLATCGVILQAMLRNPLAEPYLLGLSAGASTGAVLVGLLGLGSLALSMSAGAFIGAVAAFALVLVLARAAGPSSNNAQVILAGIAGSQLFNALTAFLITKSATAEQARGILFWLLGNLSGVRWPSVWLAVPVAIFGLLVCLWHRRALDAFTFGTDSAASLGIPVRRTQLLLISCAALVTAVMVSIVGAIGFVGLVIPHALRLLLGPGHSRLLPASALGGALFLIAADILSRTLIAGQVIPVGVVTALIGAPVFALILVSRRGRP, from the coding sequence ATGATTCGCCTGTTACCCTGCATCGCCGTTGCCCTGGCCGCCCTGTTGGCTGCCCTGCTGGCCGGCACCGCCATCGGCGAAACCAACCTGTCGCCCAGCGTGGTCGGCCAGGTGCTGGCCAACCACCTGTGGCAAGCCGCCTACCCGGTGGACCCGATCGACGCCGGCATCGTCTGGAACTACCGCCTGACCCGCACCCTGGTCGCAGCCGCTTGTGGCGCCGGGCTGGCCACCTGCGGTGTCATCCTGCAGGCGATGTTGCGCAACCCACTGGCCGAGCCCTACTTGCTGGGGCTGTCTGCCGGTGCCTCGACCGGCGCGGTACTCGTCGGCCTGCTGGGCCTGGGTAGCCTGGCGTTAAGCATGTCCGCAGGGGCTTTCATCGGTGCCGTGGCCGCATTCGCCTTGGTACTGGTGCTGGCCCGCGCGGCCGGCCCCAGCAGCAACAATGCCCAGGTGATCCTTGCCGGTATCGCCGGCTCGCAACTGTTCAATGCACTGACCGCCTTCCTGATCACCAAGTCGGCCACCGCCGAGCAGGCGCGCGGTATCCTGTTCTGGCTGCTGGGCAACCTGAGCGGCGTGCGCTGGCCTTCGGTGTGGCTGGCTGTGCCGGTGGCGATTTTCGGTTTGCTGGTGTGCCTGTGGCACCGCCGTGCTCTGGATGCCTTCACCTTCGGTACCGATTCGGCCGCCTCGCTGGGCATCCCGGTGCGGCGCACCCAGTTGCTGCTGATCAGTTGTGCAGCGCTGGTGACAGCTGTGATGGTGTCCATTGTCGGCGCCATCGGGTTTGTCGGGCTGGTAATACCCCATGCCCTGCGCCTTCTGCTCGGCCCCGGGCACAGCCGTCTGTTGCCCGCCAGCGCACTGGGCGGTGCGCTGTTCCTGATTGCGGCAGACATTCTTTCACGCACGCTGATCGCCGGCCAGGTGATCCCGGTGGGCGTGGTGACTGCGCTGATCGGTGCCCCCGTATTCGCGCTGATTCTGGTTAGCCGTCGGGGGCGCCCATGA
- a CDS encoding GNAT family N-acetyltransferase translates to MPNWTLQPVARDAIAEVLAFVDSARRVLFPMLANAPLPRDLAHFADTYLDGAGCFLEAREGERLVAVIGYLPYDHRFAQLDYRAERVVEVVRLFVLPAYRRHGLAAALFGALRERAMQAGVDCLYLHTHPFLPGAIAFWERQGFTLVDVEQDPVWQTTHMQLRLR, encoded by the coding sequence ATGCCGAACTGGACCCTGCAACCTGTAGCGCGTGACGCCATTGCCGAAGTGCTGGCGTTTGTCGACAGCGCTCGCCGCGTGCTTTTTCCGATGCTCGCCAACGCACCCTTGCCGCGTGACCTGGCGCATTTCGCCGACACTTACCTGGACGGCGCGGGCTGTTTTCTGGAAGCCCGTGAGGGTGAGCGGCTGGTCGCGGTGATAGGTTACTTGCCCTATGATCATCGCTTTGCCCAGCTTGATTACCGCGCAGAGCGGGTAGTCGAGGTGGTGCGGCTGTTCGTGTTGCCGGCCTACCGCAGGCATGGCCTGGCGGCTGCCTTGTTTGGTGCCTTGCGCGAACGGGCGATGCAAGCGGGCGTCGACTGCCTTTACCTGCATACTCATCCGTTTCTGCCGGGCGCCATTGCGTTCTGGGAGCGGCAAGGGTTCACGCTGGTGGATGTGGAGCAAGACCCGGTGTGGCAGACCACGCACATGCAGTTGCGATTACGCTGA
- a CDS encoding diguanylate cyclase — translation MPHTKHGLRLDLRTLILVLCALTAVVMLCASYFASYRVQRQLLIDNALEANRVYARKLASITETFIGSALQQLMFSAGVQSRQLSDTAALQVETDRVLGQSMAFNSTFVIDANGVLLAVSPAPLRHLIGTHVQSPGAQEALHERRPLVSTPYLSAADNLVVVLSQPIFDNNGRYLGYVGGSLYLREHNILNSLLGEHFYKDGSYLYVVDRNRRLLYHPNSERVGTVVEGNALVDQLATLDSGTRQLTNSLGVEMLAGFATVPSAGWGVVAQQPLAQTVTPLNHLVLNVIASSAPLALVGSLLLWWLARTIARPLWKLAASARTMDRAGTAERLHQVRAWYFEAAELKRALLFSLNLLQERIGRLNRDAQTDPLTGLGNRRSLEFSLSLLEAENQEFAAIALDIDHFKRINDSHGHEVGDQVLRQLAELMRRCCREGDLLCRTGGEEFLILLPGATLNVAAAVAERLRVTVQDMPVEPVGAVTISLGVTHWDGETHGEPMNALGEADRALYRAKQEGRNRVAFA, via the coding sequence TTGCCACACACCAAGCACGGATTGCGCCTGGATCTACGTACACTCATTCTGGTGCTCTGCGCCCTGACCGCAGTGGTCATGCTGTGCGCCAGCTATTTCGCCAGCTACCGGGTGCAGCGCCAGCTACTGATCGACAATGCCCTGGAAGCCAACCGGGTGTATGCGAGAAAGCTGGCCAGCATCACCGAAACCTTCATTGGCAGCGCCTTGCAGCAACTGATGTTCAGCGCCGGTGTACAAAGCCGACAGTTGAGCGACACCGCAGCGCTGCAGGTAGAGACTGACCGCGTACTGGGCCAGAGCATGGCCTTCAACTCCACCTTCGTGATCGATGCCAACGGGGTACTGCTGGCAGTATCCCCCGCCCCGCTACGCCACCTGATCGGCACCCACGTGCAGTCGCCCGGCGCTCAGGAAGCCCTGCACGAACGCCGTCCACTGGTTTCCACGCCCTACCTGTCGGCGGCCGACAACCTGGTGGTGGTGCTTTCGCAACCTATTTTCGACAACAACGGCCGCTACCTGGGGTATGTGGGTGGCAGCCTGTACCTGCGTGAACACAACATCCTCAACAGCCTGCTGGGCGAGCATTTCTACAAGGACGGTTCGTACCTGTATGTGGTCGACCGCAACCGACGCCTGCTGTACCACCCCAATAGCGAACGGGTAGGCACGGTGGTGGAGGGCAATGCGCTAGTTGACCAGCTGGCGACACTGGACAGCGGTACCCGGCAGTTGACCAATAGCCTAGGCGTGGAAATGCTCGCCGGTTTCGCCACTGTACCCAGCGCCGGCTGGGGCGTGGTAGCGCAGCAGCCTTTGGCGCAGACGGTGACGCCGCTGAACCATCTGGTGCTGAACGTGATCGCCAGTTCGGCGCCTTTGGCGCTGGTTGGCAGCCTGCTGCTGTGGTGGTTGGCCCGTACCATCGCCCGGCCGCTGTGGAAACTGGCCGCGAGTGCCCGCACGATGGACCGCGCCGGTACCGCCGAACGCTTGCATCAGGTGCGGGCCTGGTACTTCGAGGCGGCAGAGCTCAAGCGCGCATTGCTGTTCAGCCTGAACTTGCTGCAAGAACGCATCGGCCGGCTCAATCGGGACGCCCAGACCGACCCGCTGACCGGCCTGGGCAACCGCCGCAGCCTGGAATTCAGCCTTTCGTTACTGGAAGCTGAAAACCAGGAGTTTGCTGCCATTGCGCTGGATATCGACCATTTCAAGCGGATAAATGACAGCCATGGACACGAAGTGGGCGACCAGGTGCTGCGCCAGCTGGCGGAGCTCATGCGCCGTTGTTGCCGCGAGGGCGACCTGTTGTGTCGCACCGGCGGCGAGGAGTTCTTGATATTGCTGCCTGGGGCAACCCTGAATGTGGCCGCCGCAGTGGCCGAACGGTTGCGTGTGACCGTACAGGATATGCCGGTGGAACCGGTGGGGGCAGTGACAATTTCGCTGGGGGTGACGCACTGGGATGGCGAGACGCACGGCGAGCCCATGAACGCATTGGGCGAGGCTGACCGGGCGCTTTACCGGGCCAAGCAAGAGGGGCGCAACCGGGTCGCTTTTGCCTGA